The Planctomycetota bacterium genome includes a window with the following:
- a CDS encoding DUF488 domain-containing protein produces MPIIFTVGHSNHTMEKFIGLLKRHQVTAIADVRSVPFSGFNPHFNQQALEASLRREGISYVYLGKELGARRDEPECFVGGQAKYERVAKLPKFREGIERLKKGAQDQRIALMCAEKDPITCHRTVLVARALLRESIDVQHILEDGRLESASEAEERMMDATETPRSDLFQSREDLVNTAYQKLGEELAWVNEGDGSSTH; encoded by the coding sequence ATGCCGATCATCTTCACCGTTGGACACTCCAACCACACTATGGAGAAGTTCATCGGTCTGCTGAAGCGGCACCAGGTCACGGCGATCGCGGATGTGCGCAGCGTGCCGTTCAGCGGCTTCAATCCGCACTTCAACCAGCAGGCGCTGGAGGCGTCGCTGCGGCGAGAGGGCATCAGTTACGTCTATCTCGGCAAGGAACTCGGCGCGCGGCGCGACGAGCCGGAGTGTTTTGTTGGTGGCCAGGCCAAGTACGAGCGAGTGGCGAAGTTGCCGAAGTTTCGCGAGGGGATCGAGCGGTTGAAGAAGGGCGCGCAAGATCAGCGCATCGCGCTGATGTGCGCGGAGAAGGACCCGATCACCTGTCATCGCACGGTGTTGGTGGCGCGGGCGCTGCTGCGCGAGTCGATCGATGTCCAGCACATTCTGGAGGACGGGCGGCTTGAGTCCGCGTCGGAAGCCGAGGAGCGTATGATGGACGCCACCGAGACGCCGCGCAGCGACTTGTTTCAGAGCAGAGAAGATCTGGTCAACACCGCGTATCAGAAGTTGGGCGAGGAACTGGCGTGGGTGAATGAAGGAGACGGCTCTTCAACGCACTGA
- a CDS encoding nucleotidyltransferase domain-containing protein, translating to MVPLALLPGMVKPLCSRANVSRLALVGSAARNDFDPAHSDVDFLVDFKDIPGFDYFGAYMTLRRELASLVGHQIDLISVRSIENPYLQQSLTRDARELYAA from the coding sequence ATGGTTCCCCTCGCGTTGCTGCCAGGCATGGTCAAGCCGCTGTGCTCCCGGGCTAATGTCTCGCGGCTGGCCCTCGTCGGCTCCGCGGCCCGCAACGACTTCGACCCCGCGCATTCCGATGTGGACTTCCTGGTGGACTTCAAGGACATCCCCGGTTTCGACTACTTCGGCGCCTACATGACGCTGCGGCGCGAGCTGGCCTCGCTGGTGGGCCATCAGATCGACCTGATCTCGGTGCGCAGTATCGAGAATCCCTACCTGCAACAGTCCCTGACCCGCGACGCCCGGGAGCTCTATGCGGCATGA
- a CDS encoding DUF86 domain-containing protein, whose amino-acid sequence MRHDARVVLHDAITAAARIDEVMRNVTEKQFIGDWMLQSMVERQCMIVGEALGRLRKFHPELSEGIHHADELVDFRNMLAHAYDRVDPRLVYSLAHLHLQKLHGQLQRVLHDLNADPAGSAWFSKRMHRGSDSPRGRHR is encoded by the coding sequence ATGCGGCATGACGCCCGCGTCGTGCTGCACGACGCCATAACCGCCGCGGCCCGTATTGACGAGGTGATGCGCAACGTCACTGAGAAGCAATTCATCGGCGACTGGATGCTGCAATCCATGGTCGAGCGCCAATGCATGATCGTGGGCGAGGCCCTGGGCCGGCTGCGCAAATTCCACCCGGAGCTCTCGGAGGGCATCCATCACGCGGACGAACTGGTCGACTTCCGCAACATGCTGGCCCACGCATACGACCGTGTCGATCCGCGGCTGGTCTACTCGCTGGCGCACCTGCATCTGCAGAAGCTGCACGGACAACTGCAGCGCGTGCTTCACGACTTGAATGCCGACCCCGCCGGCAGCGCCTGGTTTTCCAAGCGCATGCACCGCGGTTCCGACTCGCCGCGCGGCCGCCATCGATGA
- a CDS encoding DNA recombination protein RmuC, with translation MLEAIIILLILVLLVSGFVALRLLRAPVVNSQEAVLLAQEKSRLEVEKARLEEQLRAAASATTKEAALRQETADREMAAWKESNEREMKFLKDSEERLKLQFAKLANDIFEAKGKTLTEGNQTNLNALLQPLKEQLAAFQTRINEVHKTDVEQSAALRTHIQSLQLATTVISQDTVNLTNALKGDTKMQGDWGEFTLQRIFDTCGMERGRDYEVQQSDRGEEGGHLRPDFYVYLPDNRVVIIDSKVSLTAYVRYCNATDPEDRKAALREHVQSVRKHIRELSGKDYLQLDGMRGRTLDFVLMCVPLEPAYQAAVTTDISLIEESKKTVTITGPNALLTTLKLIVQVWRREKENKNAEEIGLKAGAIYDQVSLIVDAMQEASNRLEKVSESFSLAMNRLSTGRGNLVRRVQEIRDLGAKTKRELPGDVVDGARDESDTESVR, from the coding sequence ATGCTTGAAGCGATCATCATCCTTTTGATTCTTGTCCTGCTGGTCAGCGGCTTTGTCGCACTGCGCCTTCTTCGCGCGCCCGTCGTCAACAGCCAGGAAGCGGTACTGCTCGCCCAGGAGAAGTCGCGCCTCGAAGTCGAGAAGGCGCGCCTCGAAGAGCAGCTTCGCGCCGCGGCTTCCGCCACCACAAAGGAAGCCGCTCTCCGGCAGGAAACCGCCGATCGCGAGATGGCAGCATGGAAGGAATCGAACGAGCGCGAGATGAAGTTCCTCAAAGACTCCGAGGAGCGCCTCAAGTTGCAGTTCGCCAAACTCGCCAACGACATCTTCGAGGCCAAGGGCAAGACGCTCACCGAAGGCAACCAGACCAATCTCAACGCGCTGCTGCAGCCTCTGAAGGAGCAGCTCGCCGCGTTCCAGACCCGCATCAACGAAGTGCATAAGACCGATGTCGAGCAATCCGCCGCCCTGCGCACACACATCCAGTCACTGCAACTGGCCACCACCGTCATCAGTCAGGACACTGTAAACCTGACCAACGCCCTCAAGGGCGACACCAAGATGCAGGGCGACTGGGGCGAGTTCACGCTGCAGCGCATCTTCGATACCTGCGGCATGGAGCGCGGCCGCGACTACGAGGTGCAGCAATCCGACCGCGGAGAGGAAGGCGGGCACCTGCGCCCCGATTTCTATGTCTATCTGCCCGACAATCGCGTGGTCATCATCGATTCCAAGGTTTCGCTGACCGCCTATGTGCGCTACTGCAACGCGACGGACCCCGAGGATCGCAAGGCCGCGCTGCGCGAGCATGTGCAATCAGTTCGCAAGCACATCCGCGAATTGTCCGGCAAGGACTATCTGCAGCTCGACGGCATGCGCGGCCGCACGCTCGACTTCGTGCTGATGTGCGTGCCGCTGGAACCCGCGTACCAGGCCGCCGTGACCACGGACATCTCGCTGATCGAGGAATCCAAGAAAACCGTCACCATCACCGGCCCCAACGCCCTGCTGACCACCCTGAAGCTGATCGTGCAGGTGTGGCGCCGCGAGAAGGAGAACAAGAACGCCGAGGAGATCGGCCTGAAGGCCGGCGCCATCTATGACCAGGTGTCGCTGATTGTCGACGCGATGCAGGAGGCGAGCAACCGTCTCGAGAAGGTCTCCGAATCCTTCTCGCTGGCGATGAATCGGCTCTCGACCGGCCGCGGCAATCTCGTGCGGCGAGTGCAGGAGATCCGTGATCTCGGCGCCAAGACCAAGCGCGAGCTGCCGGGCGATGTCGTGGACGGCGCCCGCGACGAGAGCGACACCGAATCAGTGCGTTGA
- a CDS encoding aldehyde dehydrogenase family protein — translation MNEDRLTVLKTHKLFIKGAFPRGESGRTHPLRDKHNGVLAQLCTASRKDLREAVEAAKGAQPAWAASTPYLRGQILYRLAEMIEGRAEEFTAALRETTDAGAKSARAEVDATIDRTICFAGWADKMVSILGNQNPVAAPYWNFTSPEPIGVLGIVAPDDSPLLGFVSLWLPALCAGNTVVVLASERCPLPALLMAESMPTSDVPAGVFNLLTGFREELLKPLGSHRDIDGVIAAVDNDHATVLRDQGADNLKRVRILNAKRDWTSETCDGPGAFHGSVEYKTTWHPLSAE, via the coding sequence ATGAATGAAGATCGACTCACAGTTCTGAAGACCCACAAGCTTTTCATCAAGGGCGCGTTCCCGCGCGGCGAGAGCGGCCGCACGCACCCGCTGCGCGACAAGCACAATGGCGTGCTGGCCCAGCTCTGCACCGCCAGCCGCAAGGATTTGCGCGAGGCGGTCGAGGCGGCCAAGGGCGCGCAGCCGGCGTGGGCGGCATCGACTCCCTATTTGCGCGGGCAGATTTTGTATCGCCTCGCCGAGATGATCGAAGGCCGCGCCGAGGAGTTCACCGCGGCTTTGCGCGAGACCACAGACGCCGGCGCCAAAAGCGCCCGCGCCGAGGTCGACGCCACGATCGACCGGACCATCTGCTTCGCGGGCTGGGCCGACAAGATGGTCAGCATTCTGGGAAATCAAAATCCGGTGGCGGCCCCCTACTGGAACTTCACTTCGCCCGAGCCGATCGGCGTGCTGGGCATCGTCGCGCCGGATGATTCGCCGCTGCTTGGTTTCGTCTCGCTCTGGCTGCCCGCGCTCTGCGCCGGCAACACGGTGGTGGTGCTGGCCAGCGAGCGCTGCCCGCTTCCGGCCCTGCTGATGGCGGAGAGCATGCCGACTTCCGATGTGCCCGCGGGCGTCTTCAACCTGCTCACCGGGTTCCGCGAGGAGCTGCTCAAGCCGCTGGGCAGCCACCGCGACATCGACGGCGTCATCGCCGCGGTGGACAACGATCACGCCACTGTGCTGCGCGACCAGGGCGCCGACAATCTGAAGCGCGTCCGCATCCTGAACGCAAAGCGCGACTGGACCAGCGAAACCTGCGACGGTCCCGGCGCCTTCCATGGCTCGGTGGAATACAAGACCACCTGGCATCCGCTCAGCGCGGAGTGA
- a CDS encoding PEP-CTERM sorting domain-containing protein (PEP-CTERM proteins occur, often in large numbers, in the proteomes of bacteria that also encode an exosortase, a predicted intramembrane cysteine proteinase. The presence of a PEP-CTERM domain at a protein's C-terminus predicts cleavage within the sorting domain, followed by covalent anchoring to some some component of the (usually Gram-negative) cell surface. Many PEP-CTERM proteins exhibit an unusual sequence composition that includes large numbers of potential glycosylation sites. Expression of one such protein has been shown restore the ability of a bacterium to form floc, a type of biofilm.), which translates to MKRTLFIAALGMTLTGAANADAVTTWSYLNSDLRYVDLLSDSDLPVWRAYNPGPTVGSSPLSNGIKLHGGGSLEDKIFALTGADYVPSPVSDPDFRGNLLVIYGTGTIDGAMWTHPDDFIRTSFGFGFDFSGGTLDIYKVETSFILFDSSHNPLIGVGSGTGLGIHEPGGYGYGFAFEDRFGSNYQTATAIEWQVTFGFDWTGMSAEDTFNFYIPQNSIDIQAVPEPVTMSLLTLGGLAMRRRRK; encoded by the coding sequence ATGAAAAGGACTTTGTTTATTGCTGCCTTGGGTATGACCCTGACGGGCGCGGCCAATGCCGACGCCGTCACAACGTGGTCGTATCTCAATTCGGATCTTCGCTATGTCGATCTTTTGTCCGACTCCGACTTACCGGTCTGGAGGGCATACAACCCGGGACCGACCGTGGGTTCCTCTCCGCTTTCAAATGGAATCAAGCTGCATGGAGGAGGAAGTCTCGAGGACAAAATTTTCGCACTTACTGGAGCGGACTATGTCCCAAGCCCCGTCAGTGACCCCGATTTCCGAGGCAATCTGCTCGTGATCTACGGCACGGGCACGATCGATGGCGCGATGTGGACCCACCCCGACGATTTCATTCGCACCTCATTTGGCTTCGGCTTTGATTTCTCGGGTGGCACGCTCGACATCTACAAGGTCGAGACATCCTTCATCCTCTTCGACAGTTCGCACAATCCACTCATCGGAGTTGGCAGCGGTACCGGTCTGGGCATTCACGAGCCAGGCGGTTACGGGTATGGCTTCGCGTTCGAGGATCGCTTCGGATCCAACTACCAAACGGCAACAGCCATCGAATGGCAAGTCACCTTTGGTTTCGACTGGACCGGCATGTCCGCCGAGGACACTTTCAATTTCTACATTCCGCAAAATTCGATCGACATCCAGGCCGTGCCCGAGCCGGTCACGATGTCCCTGCTGACGCTGGGCGGCCTGGCGATGCGGCGTCGGCGGAAATAA
- a CDS encoding aldehyde dehydrogenase family protein encodes MSTAVPPPKAAKWDYAPAPESFKPAIAPEHGLYIDGKFTPAKSGRKMDVINPATEEHLTKVAEAGKADVDRACEAAKKAFRGWSRMKPRERAKLLFRVARKLQERAREFAVLETLNNGKPIKESRDQDVPESAKHFFYHAGWCDKLRYAVPGGHEPGPVGVCGQIIPWNFPLMMAAWKLAPALACGNTCVLKPAETTPLTAIRLAEVFRDCDFPPGVVNIITGGPEAGKAIAQHPGFDKIAFTGSTEVGRMIVKGCAGRSVRLTMELGGKGAHLIFADAAIDQAVEGAVQGIFSNQGQVCCAGSRLLVEESIADIFQAKLLHRMSSLRLGDPMDKNTDVGAINSAPQLKRIQGYVKIAREEGLKVLESGTGEIPKKGFWCRPTALAGVQPANVVAREEIFGPVVCLMTFRTVDEAVSRANDTPFGLSAGVWTEKSAKMFDVARRLRAGVVWCNGFNLFDAASPFGGMKESGFGREGGRHGLMEYMAH; translated from the coding sequence GTGTCCACCGCCGTACCGCCACCCAAGGCCGCCAAGTGGGATTACGCCCCCGCCCCCGAGAGTTTCAAGCCGGCGATCGCTCCCGAGCACGGCCTCTATATAGATGGCAAGTTCACGCCCGCCAAGAGCGGCCGCAAGATGGATGTCATCAACCCCGCCACCGAGGAGCACCTGACTAAGGTGGCCGAGGCGGGCAAGGCCGATGTGGACCGGGCCTGCGAAGCCGCGAAGAAGGCCTTCCGCGGCTGGTCGCGCATGAAGCCGCGCGAGCGGGCGAAACTTCTTTTCCGGGTGGCGAGAAAATTGCAGGAGCGCGCCCGCGAATTCGCGGTGCTCGAGACGCTCAACAACGGCAAGCCCATCAAGGAGAGCCGCGACCAGGACGTGCCGGAGTCGGCCAAGCATTTCTTCTACCACGCGGGCTGGTGCGACAAGCTGCGCTACGCGGTGCCCGGCGGCCATGAGCCGGGGCCGGTGGGCGTGTGCGGACAGATCATCCCGTGGAATTTCCCGCTGATGATGGCAGCCTGGAAGCTGGCGCCCGCCCTCGCTTGCGGCAACACCTGCGTGCTCAAACCCGCCGAGACCACGCCGCTAACCGCCATTCGGCTTGCTGAAGTTTTCCGCGACTGCGATTTTCCGCCCGGCGTGGTGAACATCATCACCGGTGGTCCCGAGGCGGGCAAGGCCATCGCCCAACATCCGGGCTTCGACAAGATCGCCTTCACCGGCAGCACCGAGGTCGGCCGCATGATCGTGAAGGGCTGCGCCGGCCGCTCCGTGCGCCTGACCATGGAGCTCGGCGGCAAGGGCGCGCATCTCATCTTCGCCGACGCGGCCATCGACCAGGCGGTTGAGGGCGCGGTGCAGGGCATCTTCTCCAACCAGGGTCAGGTCTGCTGCGCCGGCAGCCGTCTGCTGGTGGAGGAATCGATCGCGGACATCTTCCAGGCCAAGTTGCTGCACCGCATGTCCTCGCTTCGCCTTGGAGATCCGATGGACAAGAACACCGATGTCGGCGCCATCAACTCCGCGCCGCAGCTCAAGCGCATCCAGGGCTATGTGAAGATCGCCCGCGAGGAGGGCTTGAAGGTGCTCGAGTCCGGCACAGGCGAGATCCCCAAGAAGGGCTTCTGGTGCAGGCCCACCGCGCTGGCCGGGGTGCAGCCCGCCAATGTCGTCGCCCGCGAGGAAATCTTCGGGCCGGTCGTCTGCCTGATGACCTTCCGCACCGTGGACGAGGCGGTCAGCCGCGCCAACGACACGCCCTTCGGCCTGAGCGCCGGCGTCTGGACCGAGAAGAGCGCCAAGATGTTCGACGTGGCGCGGCGCCTTCGCGCCGGCGTGGTTTGGTGCAATGGATTCAACCTGTTCGACGCCGCGAGCCCCTTCGGCGGCATGAAGGAAAGCGGATTCGGCCGCGAGGGCGGGCGGCACGGCTTGATGGAGTACATGGCGCATTGA